The Shewanella mesophila genome contains the following window.
CAATCTACGTGAGACTTAATTGCTTTAGTTGCTAAATCAAAACGCTCATTAAACAGTTGCTTTTCTGATGCTGTGAGCCCGGATTGACTCACGGTTTCTAGCAATTTATCTGAAAATACCGAAAACGCCCCCTTATTTTGCATCACTGCCAGTTGGGTGTGCTCGAGCGTGGGGTCTGATATATTTTCTCTTGCTGCAGAATAATATGCAGGGACGTTTTCCATTCGTCCTAAGAAGGCACGTAAGCGATCATCTAGCGGTGCAAAATCTTCATTGATAATTTGCGCAAATCCGCCCGCCACATTGTAAGCAGACGGATCCCATTGCCATGATCTAAATGTGTTAATATCCCATTGATCTCGTAATAACAGGTTTTCGATAAGGTGATAATCGATCACCTCTCCTGCCGATAAGGCTTGCGTATCAAACTGCTTAAGTAGCTGCAGCTGCGTTTCAATAAATTGTAGTGATTTAGCACGATTTACCGCGTTAGGCACCTTAAGTACGGCATCATACTTATGATAACCGCTATACAATGCCCAAGTCGGCGATTCTTGCCACAAGGAATCGATAAATTGCTGTGAAAACTGTACAAAACTCTGTTGCTTAACTTCAGTCGATGGCGTCATCGATGTCGCTGATTGAGTTTGACAGGCCGTCAAACCACCGAGCGCAATTAAAATAGTTGCCGCGAGAAGAGATTTTTTCATTTTTATGTCCCTGATCGATATCTGTTTTTATTGTGTGTCAACTAACTCGCTAGTAAAGCATGTTCACGGCTAAAAATCAGCTCAAGCCGGAAGCCTGACAAGCTTTGTTACAAACTCGCATCAAAATGGTGTTCACACCAGTGTCTAACCTCTGCAAACGGATAGGATTCAAGGGCTGCAAATGAGCGAACACGGCGCATTTTCAATTGAGTAAATAATGGCGTGGTTAAACCGCAAAGCGCTCTCGCCAACATGTTCGCATCGGCCAGTTGAGACCCAGTTAACTGAACAATTAAATCATGACATAAGGATGAGAAGTCGAGCAGGCTTAATGGTGTAAGTGTGCCACTACTTGGCAGTATCGCGCCGCCTTCAATACATACAGAGCAATGACCGCAATGTTCAGGCACTTGAGGATCTGAAAAATACTCGGATAAACGCCTAGTAAGACAAGTATCACTTGCTAACAGATCGACCATAGCCTGAATTCTGGCTATCTCACTTTGCTCTTTAATCAGGAACTTCTTCGCCAGCATATCAACAGTTTCATCAATATTTTCGTTTAATACTAACAGCTGGTATACCTCAGTCATCTGCTTTGTTTGCAGCTCAATCAACCCTTTCTCTTCAAAATAATTAATCGCAGAAATAACCCGGCTTCGATCGCTTGGGTAAGCACTGTTAAGTGATTCAAAGTCTATGCTGTACCAGATTTTTGCTTTTTGAGAACTATCGAGTAACGCCTGAACAAATAGCTGCCGCTCACCCGTAAACAGGGTCACCAATTCTGATTCGCTACACAGCAACTTAAAGCGGTATTCGGCGTAATAGCTAAACGAGGGTCTAATAACATTGAGCATCTCTAAATACACGAGCAAGGTTTTTAAACTCAGTAAACGCACATTTGATTGGGTCGATAAGCTGTTTAATACCACTTCCCATTGATTTGAAGTTTGACTTGCTGTCAAAATTTCATTGAGCACATAGGCTATACCTCGTCGATCTGGTGTATCACCATAAACAAAGTTCTGTAACACATTGAGATTATCGGTATTGGCGAGCACTAAACATTCTGCCACTTGACCATCTCGTCCAGCTCGACCAATTTCCTGGGCGTAATTTTCGATCGATTTAGGCAGATCAAAGTGAACAACAAATCTAATGTCTTGCTTATCGACCCCCATCCCAAAAGCGATTGTAGCTACAATAATAGGACAACGCCCCGACATGAATGCTTTTTGAACCTGCTGACGCTTATCACTTTCCATCCCGGCGTGATAAGCTAACGCATTGATGTTCTGTCTGTTTAGCGCATTAGCAACCTCCTCTGCGCTTTGCTGTAATGTCACATAGATGATGCCATGGTGCCCGTCTCGCTTCCCTAGCCAATCAACCAATGTAGCTAACTTATCTTGCGCTTTAACCCCTTGGACATGAAGATTAAGATTTGATCGGTAAAATCCTGTCACCGCAATATCTGCTGGCGCAATAGTAAACTTGGCGCCCATGTCTTGGATAACTTTAGAGGTCGCAGTTGCCGTCAACAAAAGCACTTGAGGAATTGACAACT
Protein-coding sequences here:
- a CDS encoding RecQ family ATP-dependent DNA helicase, with amino-acid sequence MQALLQQYFGFDHFRAGQEQVVNSIISGRSAAAIFPTGSGKSLCYQLPALVLPHLTIVVSPLLALIQDQLAFLQAKGIPAASIDSTLSREQSQAVMSGVRQGKIKILMISVERFNNERFRAFISSIPISLLVVDEAHCISEWGHNFRPDYLKLPQYVQELSIPQVLLLTATATSKVIQDMGAKFTIAPADIAVTGFYRSNLNLHVQGVKAQDKLATLVDWLGKRDGHHGIIYVTLQQSAEEVANALNRQNINALAYHAGMESDKRQQVQKAFMSGRCPIIVATIAFGMGVDKQDIRFVVHFDLPKSIENYAQEIGRAGRDGQVAECLVLANTDNLNVLQNFVYGDTPDRRGIAYVLNEILTASQTSNQWEVVLNSLSTQSNVRLLSLKTLLVYLEMLNVIRPSFSYYAEYRFKLLCSESELVTLFTGERQLFVQALLDSSQKAKIWYSIDFESLNSAYPSDRSRVISAINYFEEKGLIELQTKQMTEVYQLLVLNENIDETVDMLAKKFLIKEQSEIARIQAMVDLLASDTCLTRRLSEYFSDPQVPEHCGHCSVCIEGGAILPSSGTLTPLSLLDFSSLCHDLIVQLTGSQLADANMLARALCGLTTPLFTQLKMRRVRSFAALESYPFAEVRHWCEHHFDASL